In Mycolicibacterium nivoides, the DNA window CGCCGATGACTGATGCATCGCCGCCGCCCGCCATCGACGCTGTTCCGCTGAGGCATCCGTGGCGGTGGGTGGCGGCGATCGTCATCCTCGTCCTGCTCGGGCTGTTCATCTATGGCGCGGCCACCAACGAGGCTTACGGGTGGCAGACCTACGCGAAGTACCTCTTCGACGAACGTATCTCGCAAGCTGCCTGGAACACGCTGCAACTGACCATCTATTCGATGATCCTGGCGCTCGTTCTCGGCGTGCTGCTCGCCGTTATGCGGCTGTCGCCGAATCCGGTCCTCAAGGCCGTGGCCTGGACGTATCTGTGGATCTTCCGCGGCACACCGATCTACGTGCAATTGGTGCTGTGGGGGCTTGTCCCGGTGATCTACAAGAACATTCAGATCGGGGTACCGTTCGGCCCACGGCTTTTCGAGTTCAGCCTGTCGGATCCGAATGTGTTCTGGCTGGCGGTACTCGGCCTGGGTCTCAACGAGGCGGCCTACATGGCCGAGATCATCCGGGGCGGCCTGATCTCGGTGCCCGAAGGCCAGACAGAGGCATCGGTCGCGCTCGGCATGTCGTGGGGAATGACCATGCGCCGCACGGTTCTTCCGCAGGCGATGCGCGTCATCATCCCGCCGACCGGCAACGAGTTCATCAGCATGCTGAAGACCACGTCACTGGTCACCGCCGTTCCCTACAGCTTCGAGTTGTACGGTCGCTCAAAAGATATCGGGGTCGCGCTGTTCGAACCGGTTCCGCTGCTGCTGGTGGCCTCCACCTGGTACCTGGCGATCACCAGCGTCCTGATGATCGGGCAGTACTACCTGGAGCGGCACTTCTCGCGGGGTGCGTCGCGCAAGCTCACCTCCAAACAACTTGAGGCCTTGGCCAAAGCCCAGATGGGAGTGACGAATTGACCGTCGTCGCCGAACCGATGGTTCGGGCCGAGAGTGTGTGCAAGAACTTCGGCGCCCTTAACGTCCTCAAGGGCGTGACGTTGGACGTCGGCCGGGGCGAAGTGTTGTGCATGGTCGGTCCATCCGGCTCGGGCAAGTCGACGTTCTTGCGATGCATCAACCATCTTGAGCAGGTCAACGCCGGCCGTCTCTACGTCGATGGGGAACTGATCGGCTATCGCGAGCGCGGCGGCAAGCTGCATGAGATGGCCCCGAGGGACGCCGCGCGGCAACGCCGCGACATCGGCATGGTCTTCCAGCATTTCAACCTGTTCCCGCACCGGACTGCGCTGGAGAACGTCATCGAGGC includes these proteins:
- a CDS encoding amino acid ABC transporter permease — protein: MTDASPPPAIDAVPLRHPWRWVAAIVILVLLGLFIYGAATNEAYGWQTYAKYLFDERISQAAWNTLQLTIYSMILALVLGVLLAVMRLSPNPVLKAVAWTYLWIFRGTPIYVQLVLWGLVPVIYKNIQIGVPFGPRLFEFSLSDPNVFWLAVLGLGLNEAAYMAEIIRGGLISVPEGQTEASVALGMSWGMTMRRTVLPQAMRVIIPPTGNEFISMLKTTSLVTAVPYSFELYGRSKDIGVALFEPVPLLLVASTWYLAITSVLMIGQYYLERHFSRGASRKLTSKQLEALAKAQMGVTN